Proteins from a genomic interval of Quercus lobata isolate SW786 chromosome 11, ValleyOak3.0 Primary Assembly, whole genome shotgun sequence:
- the LOC115968768 gene encoding uncharacterized protein LOC115968768 — translation MVITSSESRSPTTKVPSGPPPIEVLSVKCESCGFTEECTPAYIHRIKERYQGRWICGLCVEAVKDEVIRSDMLISTEEALNRHISFYKKFRSLRSSSLKQGAEHPISAMGRVLRRSMDSPRHLRSSSGSDLHAVEGVRNSGLVRSESCVPYLSR, via the coding sequence ATGGTTATCACAAGTTCAGAGAGTCGCTCACCCACCACCAAAGTCCCTTCAGGGCCTCCTCCAATTGAAGTCTTATCAGTAAAATGTGAGTCTTGTGGATTCACAGAGGAGTGTACCCCTGCATACATTCATCGCATCAAAGAGCGGTACCAAGGCCGCTGGATATGCGGGTTATGTGTGGAGGCGGTGAAGGATGAGGTGATAAGATCAGACATGCTTATCTCTACTGAAGAAGCTCTTAACCGCCACATAAGTTTCTACAAGAAATTCAGATCCTTACGTTCTAGCTCTTTAAAACAAGGAGCAGAGCACCCCATCTCTGCTATGGGCAGGGTTCTCAGGCGAAGCATGGACTCGCCAAGACATCTTCGCTCTAGTTCAGGTTCTGATTTGCATGCTGTTGAAGGAGTTCGTAATTCTGGGTTGGTACGCTCTGAAAGTTGTGTCCCTTATCTGTCCCGTTAA